The following are from one region of the Candidatus Aminicenantes bacterium genome:
- a CDS encoding thioredoxin domain-containing protein, whose translation MADKINVSCLKCGATNAYPTGDSARKVVCGRCKTPLPQPGRVLELEPEQVVTLIQNAKMPLLIDFSSPTCMPCHMMQPVVEGLALRRAGNLVVVKVETDANRELAAAFKIKAVPTFIVLKNGFERGRTTGAMNETDFSLWVASKE comes from the coding sequence ATGGCCGACAAAATCAATGTCTCCTGTCTCAAGTGCGGCGCCACGAACGCCTATCCGACCGGCGACTCCGCCCGCAAAGTCGTCTGCGGCCGATGCAAGACTCCTTTGCCCCAGCCCGGCCGCGTTCTGGAGCTGGAACCCGAGCAAGTCGTCACCTTGATCCAGAACGCCAAAATGCCCCTGCTGATCGATTTTTCCTCGCCGACCTGCATGCCGTGCCATATGATGCAACCCGTCGTGGAGGGCCTGGCGCTGCGGCGGGCCGGAAACCTGGTGGTCGTCAAGGTCGAGACCGACGCCAACCGGGAGCTGGCCGCGGCCTTTAAGATCAAAGCCGTTCCCACCTTTATCGTCCTGAAGAACGGGTTCGAACGGGGCCGGACGACCGGGGCCATGAACGAGACGGATTTTTCCCTCTGGGTCGCCTCAAAAGAGTAG
- a CDS encoding DPP IV N-terminal domain-containing protein, translating into MDKRSIRNLCPILIVLALLAVATASAQTPWRPAALTAADYAKAEKMTAANLAPLVLRMGVRPAWLAGDRFWYRVAVAADASSFVLVDPAKKRKGPAFDAVKLAVALSKATGKNYDSARLPFTSIELSPDGGKVTFTAEGKRWAFTAKPEALKEETGAAPAAAAPGPGAGFGGSATTSPDGKLSAFIRNDNLWLKETATGTERPLTNDGVKDFGYATDNAGWTRSDRPVLLWSPDSKKIATFQQDQRGVGEMYLVETKVGHPVLQAWKYPLPGDPVVTTIQRVIIAIDGPKVVRLQIPPDQHRSTFSDDIKGRGGALGDAEWTPDSKRLIFVSSSRDHKKAWVRSADPETGAVKELFEETAATYFESGHSGSLWRLLGASNEILWFSERSGWGQMYLYDAATGKLKNAVTSGEGLVTLIVRIDEKARRIFFLAQGREKGRDPYFRHLYRVGLDGKGLTLLTPDDADHEVTLAPSGKYLVDAASKPDVAPTTTLRDADGKLLLTLEKADIAPLLASGWKPCTPFTVKARDVMTDIYGLMFRPTDFDANKKYPIVVSIYPGPQSGSIGGRSFAPVRGDTQSLAELGFIVVQIDGMGTPGRSKAFHDAYYANMGDNTLPDQVAAIKQLAAQYPWIDIDRVGIYGHSGGGYATCDAMFRYPDFFKVGVSQAGNHDQREYEDDWGEKWQGLLTKNADGTTSYDDQANQNHAAKLKGKLLLAHGTTDGNVPPYNTLLVVDALIKANKDFDLILFPNRSHGFGGEAYMVRRRWDYFVKNLLGAEPPKEYTIKPAAPRGPGR; encoded by the coding sequence ATGGACAAGCGCTCGATCCGTAACCTATGCCCAATCCTCATCGTTCTGGCGCTTCTGGCCGTCGCGACGGCTTCGGCCCAAACGCCCTGGCGCCCGGCCGCTTTGACCGCCGCCGACTACGCCAAGGCCGAAAAGATGACGGCCGCGAACCTGGCTCCTCTTGTCCTGCGGATGGGCGTGCGGCCGGCTTGGCTGGCCGGCGATCGATTCTGGTACCGCGTCGCCGTCGCCGCCGACGCCTCCTCGTTCGTCCTGGTTGATCCGGCCAAGAAGCGCAAGGGGCCGGCTTTCGACGCGGTCAAGCTCGCCGTTGCCCTGTCCAAGGCAACGGGCAAGAACTACGACTCGGCTCGTTTGCCGTTCACGTCCATCGAGCTTTCGCCCGACGGGGGGAAGGTCACATTCACGGCTGAGGGCAAGCGCTGGGCGTTCACCGCGAAGCCGGAGGCGTTAAAAGAGGAGACAGGCGCCGCGCCTGCCGCCGCCGCTCCCGGCCCGGGAGCCGGATTTGGCGGTTCGGCCACGACCTCGCCCGACGGCAAATTGTCGGCTTTCATCCGCAACGACAACCTGTGGCTGAAGGAGACGGCCACCGGGACCGAGCGTCCGCTGACGAACGATGGCGTCAAGGATTTCGGGTACGCCACCGACAACGCCGGCTGGACCCGCAGCGATCGCCCGGTTCTGCTGTGGTCGCCCGACTCGAAGAAGATCGCCACTTTCCAGCAGGATCAGCGCGGAGTGGGGGAGATGTACCTGGTCGAGACCAAGGTCGGGCATCCCGTCCTGCAAGCCTGGAAATACCCCCTGCCCGGCGACCCCGTCGTCACGACGATCCAGCGGGTCATCATCGCCATCGACGGCCCCAAGGTCGTCCGGCTCCAGATTCCCCCCGATCAGCATCGCTCCACTTTCAGCGACGACATCAAGGGACGCGGCGGCGCCTTGGGCGACGCGGAGTGGACGCCCGACAGCAAGCGGCTGATCTTCGTCTCTTCGTCACGCGATCACAAGAAGGCCTGGGTCCGTTCGGCCGATCCCGAAACAGGCGCGGTCAAGGAGCTCTTCGAGGAGACCGCGGCCACTTACTTCGAGTCCGGGCACAGCGGGTCCCTCTGGCGCTTGCTGGGCGCGTCCAACGAGATTCTGTGGTTCTCGGAGCGCAGCGGCTGGGGGCAGATGTATCTCTATGACGCCGCCACGGGCAAGCTGAAGAACGCCGTCACGTCCGGCGAAGGGCTCGTCACCCTGATCGTGCGAATCGATGAAAAAGCCCGGCGGATCTTCTTCCTGGCCCAGGGCCGGGAGAAGGGCCGGGATCCCTACTTCCGGCATCTCTACCGGGTCGGGCTGGACGGGAAAGGCCTGACGCTCCTCACGCCGGATGACGCCGATCACGAGGTCACCCTCGCGCCGTCCGGTAAATATCTGGTGGATGCCGCCTCGAAGCCAGACGTCGCGCCGACGACCACCCTGCGCGACGCCGACGGCAAGCTCCTCCTGACTCTGGAGAAGGCCGACATCGCGCCGCTCCTGGCCTCGGGCTGGAAGCCCTGCACCCCGTTCACCGTCAAGGCGCGCGACGTTATGACCGACATCTACGGTCTGATGTTCCGGCCGACGGATTTCGACGCCAATAAGAAATACCCCATCGTGGTCAGCATCTACCCCGGCCCGCAGTCCGGCTCGATCGGCGGCCGTTCGTTCGCGCCCGTCCGGGGCGACACCCAGTCGCTGGCCGAGCTCGGGTTCATCGTCGTCCAGATCGACGGCATGGGCACGCCCGGCCGGTCCAAGGCCTTCCACGACGCCTACTACGCCAACATGGGCGACAACACTCTGCCCGACCAGGTGGCGGCGATCAAGCAATTGGCCGCGCAGTATCCCTGGATCGACATCGACCGGGTCGGGATCTACGGCCATTCGGGCGGCGGGTATGCCACGTGCGACGCCATGTTCCGCTACCCCGACTTCTTCAAGGTCGGGGTGTCTCAAGCCGGTAACCACGATCAGCGCGAATACGAGGACGACTGGGGTGAAAAGTGGCAGGGCCTGCTGACCAAGAACGCCGACGGGACGACGAGCTACGACGATCAGGCCAACCAGAACCATGCCGCCAAGCTTAAGGGCAAGCTCCTGTTGGCCCACGGCACGACGGACGGCAACGTGCCGCCCTACAACACCCTGCTGGTCGTCGACGCCCTGATCAAGGCCAACAAGGACTTCGACCTGATCCTGTTCCCCAACCGCAGCCACGGCTTCGGCGGCGAAGCCTACATGGTGCGCCGGCGCTGGGATTACTTCGTCAAGAACCTGCTGGGCGCGGAACCGCCCAAGGAGTACACGATCAAGCCGGCCGCCCCGCGCGGCCCGGGCCGCTGA
- the secG gene encoding preprotein translocase subunit SecG: MTALLTAIHVIICIVLILAVLLQSGKAADLAGAFGGGGSATAFGPRGQASLMSKVTTISAVLFMVTSLGLWILSGHEGKSAVSGVQAPAQKTNEAPMTPAAKPPAVKTDANAAGAKTPADKPADKAAVKPPAAKAPAAPVTTTPSSGQPAPQPAPKK, from the coding sequence GTGACCGCGTTATTGACAGCCATCCACGTGATCATTTGCATCGTCCTGATCCTGGCCGTTCTGCTCCAATCCGGAAAGGCGGCCGACCTCGCCGGCGCCTTCGGCGGCGGCGGCAGCGCCACCGCGTTCGGGCCCCGGGGCCAGGCTTCGTTGATGTCCAAAGTGACGACGATCAGCGCCGTCCTATTCATGGTCACATCGCTCGGCCTTTGGATCCTGTCGGGCCACGAGGGCAAATCCGCCGTCAGCGGCGTTCAGGCCCCGGCCCAGAAGACCAACGAAGCGCCCATGACGCCCGCGGCCAAGCCTCCGGCCGTCAAAACGGACGCCAACGCGGCCGGCGCCAAGACGCCCGCCGACAAACCGGCCGACAAGGCCGCGGTAAAGCCCCCGGCCGCCAAAGCCCCGGCGGCTCCCGTGACGACCACGCCCTCCTCGGGTCAGCCTGCTCCCCAGCCGGCGCCCAAGAAATAA
- the tpiA gene encoding triose-phosphate isomerase: protein MRRRTAPFIAGNWKMYKTLPEAAVLAGAVRDAAPGLKPAEIVILPPYTALAGLARLLAGTAVGLGAQNLHWEDQGAFTGEVSAPMLADAGCRYVVVGHSERRQLFGETDEAVNRKMRAALKGSLRPIFCFGETLEEREAGRTFEVVGRQLAAGLEGIGADQFDRIVLAYEPVWAIGTGRTATPEQAEEVHAFVRSRLSERAGNGPADYAIILYGGSVKPANAYSLFKEWDIDGFLVGGASLEAESFIRIAEEAVKAYKEVQ, encoded by the coding sequence ATGCGCCGCCGCACGGCCCCGTTCATCGCCGGCAATTGGAAGATGTACAAAACCCTTCCGGAAGCCGCTGTTTTGGCCGGCGCGGTCCGCGACGCGGCGCCCGGCCTCAAGCCTGCCGAGATCGTCATTCTTCCGCCCTACACCGCGCTCGCCGGTCTGGCCCGGCTCCTGGCCGGAACCGCCGTCGGATTAGGCGCCCAAAATCTCCACTGGGAGGATCAAGGCGCGTTCACGGGCGAGGTTTCGGCCCCGATGCTCGCTGATGCCGGATGCCGTTATGTCGTCGTCGGCCATTCCGAACGGCGGCAGCTCTTCGGCGAGACCGACGAGGCCGTCAATCGCAAGATGCGGGCTGCGCTGAAAGGCAGCCTACGGCCGATTTTCTGCTTCGGGGAGACCCTCGAGGAGCGGGAAGCGGGCCGGACGTTTGAAGTCGTCGGCCGCCAGCTCGCAGCCGGCCTGGAAGGCATCGGAGCGGATCAGTTTGACCGGATCGTCCTGGCCTACGAGCCCGTCTGGGCTATCGGCACGGGGCGGACGGCGACCCCGGAACAGGCCGAAGAAGTCCATGCCTTCGTCCGAAGCCGTCTGTCAGAAAGGGCTGGAAATGGGCCGGCCGATTATGCTATTATCCTCTACGGCGGGTCGGTAAAGCCCGCCAATGCTTATTCCCTGTTCAAAGAATGGGACATCGACGGGTTCCTCGTCGGTGGGGCATCCCTCGAAGCGGAGAGCTTTATCCGCATCGCGGAAGAGGCCGTAAAGGCGTACAAGGAAGTCCAGTGA
- a CDS encoding phosphoglycerate kinase gives MRFIEDLDVKGKTVFLRVDFNVPLNEDGTIRNDKRIKASLPTITYLLSKGAKLILASHLGRPKGKPDPKMSLKPVAARLSELIGRDVIMAPDLIGPEVDALKASLKEGQALLLENVRFHPGETKNDPALSKALAEGVDIFINDAFGSSHRAHASVVGIVDFVPVAAAGYLMKKEVDNLRKAIVNPAKPYVAILGGAKTEDKIPVIETLLDKADTILIGGAMAYTFFLAQGRQVGTSLVEPDKVDVAKDILKKAAQEGIQFLLPVDNLMTKSIESGVVEKVQETFPYPAELMGVDIGPKTIALYAGIIAKAKTIFWNGPLGVFEVPAFAQGTIKVAEAVAASGAVSIIGGGDSIAAVDKAGVSSKITHISTGGGASLEFVANRTLPGIEALEKKA, from the coding sequence ATGCGGTTCATCGAGGACCTGGACGTCAAAGGCAAGACCGTCTTCCTGCGGGTGGACTTCAACGTCCCCCTGAACGAAGACGGGACGATCCGTAACGATAAGCGCATCAAGGCCTCTCTGCCGACCATCACCTACCTTTTAAGCAAAGGCGCCAAGCTCATTCTGGCCTCCCACCTGGGCCGGCCCAAGGGCAAGCCCGATCCGAAGATGAGCCTCAAGCCGGTGGCCGCCCGCTTGTCCGAACTCATCGGCCGGGACGTCATCATGGCGCCCGACCTCATCGGGCCCGAAGTGGACGCCCTCAAGGCTTCGCTCAAGGAAGGCCAGGCCCTGCTGCTCGAAAACGTTCGCTTCCACCCCGGCGAAACCAAGAACGACCCGGCTCTCTCCAAGGCCCTGGCCGAGGGCGTCGATATCTTCATCAACGACGCCTTCGGCTCCAGCCACCGGGCCCATGCCTCGGTCGTCGGGATCGTCGATTTCGTCCCCGTCGCCGCGGCCGGCTACCTGATGAAGAAGGAAGTCGACAACCTGCGCAAGGCCATCGTCAACCCGGCCAAGCCTTACGTGGCCATCCTGGGCGGGGCCAAGACCGAGGACAAGATCCCGGTCATCGAAACGCTCCTGGACAAGGCCGACACCATCCTCATCGGCGGTGCCATGGCTTACACTTTCTTCCTGGCCCAAGGCCGCCAGGTCGGCACCTCGCTCGTCGAGCCCGACAAGGTCGATGTCGCCAAGGACATTCTGAAGAAAGCCGCGCAGGAAGGGATTCAATTCCTGCTCCCGGTCGACAATTTAATGACCAAATCCATCGAGTCGGGCGTCGTGGAGAAGGTGCAGGAAACGTTCCCCTACCCGGCCGAGCTCATGGGCGTCGATATCGGCCCCAAGACCATCGCCCTTTATGCCGGCATCATCGCCAAGGCCAAGACCATCTTCTGGAACGGCCCGCTGGGCGTGTTCGAAGTGCCGGCTTTTGCCCAGGGCACCATCAAGGTCGCCGAGGCGGTCGCTGCCTCGGGCGCCGTCTCGATCATCGGCGGCGGGGATTCCATCGCCGCGGTCGACAAGGCCGGCGTCAGCTCCAAAATCACTCATATCTCCACGGGCGGCGGGGCCAGCCTCGAGTTCGTGGCCAACCGGACCCTGCCGGGGATCGAAGCCCTGGAAAAGAAAGCCTGA
- the gap gene encoding type I glyceraldehyde-3-phosphate dehydrogenase, with translation MSIKIGINGFGRIGRNMLRAAAGDPSLEFVAVNDITDAATLAHLLKYDSILGRFKGEVSATADAIIVNGKTVKVLAVKDPGELPWKDLGVDVVIESTGKFTKRPDVMKHVEKGGARKVIVSAPATDPDITIVMGVNEKAYDPAKHHMLSNASCTTNCLAPVAKVLHESFGIEKAFMTTIHSYTNDQKILDAPHKDLRRARAAAVSQIPTTTGAAKAVGLVLPELKGKIDGIAIRVPTPNVSIVDLVALLKKPATDKDVNAAFQAAAAGSLKGILGYTDEPLVSVDFMSDPHSGVVDGLSTKVLGDNFLKVMAWYDNEWGYSCRLVDLVRYIGK, from the coding sequence ATGTCCATCAAGATCGGCATCAACGGGTTCGGCCGGATCGGCCGCAACATGCTTCGGGCCGCCGCCGGCGATCCGTCCCTGGAGTTTGTGGCCGTCAACGATATCACCGACGCCGCAACCCTGGCCCACCTGCTCAAGTACGACTCAATCCTCGGCCGCTTCAAGGGCGAGGTTTCGGCGACCGCCGACGCGATCATCGTCAATGGCAAGACGGTCAAGGTTTTGGCCGTCAAGGACCCCGGCGAGCTGCCCTGGAAGGACCTCGGCGTCGATGTCGTCATCGAGTCCACCGGCAAGTTCACCAAGCGCCCCGACGTCATGAAGCACGTCGAAAAGGGCGGCGCCCGCAAGGTCATCGTCTCGGCCCCGGCCACCGACCCCGACATCACCATCGTCATGGGCGTCAACGAAAAGGCCTATGACCCGGCCAAACATCATATGCTGTCGAACGCCTCCTGCACGACCAACTGCCTGGCCCCCGTGGCCAAGGTCCTGCACGAGTCCTTCGGGATCGAAAAGGCCTTCATGACCACGATCCACTCCTACACCAACGACCAGAAGATCCTCGACGCGCCCCATAAAGATCTGCGCCGGGCCCGGGCCGCGGCCGTATCCCAGATCCCGACCACGACCGGCGCCGCCAAGGCGGTGGGCCTCGTCCTGCCCGAGCTCAAGGGCAAGATCGACGGCATCGCCATCCGGGTTCCGACCCCCAACGTCTCGATCGTCGATCTCGTCGCTCTGCTCAAGAAGCCCGCAACCGACAAGGACGTCAACGCCGCCTTCCAGGCCGCCGCGGCCGGTTCGCTCAAGGGCATCCTCGGCTACACCGACGAGCCCCTCGTTTCGGTCGACTTCATGTCCGACCCACACTCGGGGGTCGTCGACGGCCTGTCCACCAAGGTCCTCGGCGACAACTTCCTCAAGGTCATGGCTTGGTACGACAACGAGTGGGGCTACTCCTGCCGCCTTGTCGACCTCGTCCGCTACATCGGCAAGTGA
- a CDS encoding aspartyl protease family protein encodes MLGHRFRKRIILVKIVIVVIVLAGVSGCTMIKMGSLFLAGRLDQKGYYSEVDILYRRGLILVPVQINNSPETYHFLFDTSATFSVISPALALSLAVAPKVSDTIVDSNQKKGTTDFVTLNRITIGGIPFDGTGAGIFDLNRIPSLPSLGCYAADGVIGMNLMRLAPYWHLDYARRKLILTDQEDRLPHLSPVLILPFKQTIQRIPEIALEWNGLRLPFKVDLGSTSGFRAPLEYWQEIRGRRKDTPSVAVYGELLGGAMGVKASRGRTAVLQTVKSGDYRAPALLLAFYPEALASVGNDFFGRFAVTFDWGKNEIRLTPQVPESPPLLETFGFGFSFNAEERKLYVSYLYEGSPAEKAGVQIGDRILRINDLKFDSVTVDDYCRFYLDPDLLFGPGKTLSLQVEGGGKQKTCTLSKTVILQ; translated from the coding sequence ATGCTCGGACATCGTTTTCGAAAAAGAATAATCCTAGTCAAGATCGTTATTGTTGTGATCGTCCTGGCCGGTGTTTCCGGGTGCACGATGATCAAAATGGGCTCTCTCTTTCTGGCCGGCCGTCTCGACCAGAAAGGATACTATTCCGAGGTGGATATCCTTTACCGTCGAGGCTTGATCCTGGTTCCCGTCCAAATCAACAACAGTCCAGAAACATACCATTTCCTCTTCGACACAAGCGCCACATTCAGCGTTATATCTCCGGCCTTGGCACTCTCGCTTGCCGTTGCACCCAAGGTCTCCGATACGATCGTGGATTCCAATCAAAAGAAGGGAACGACTGACTTCGTCACCCTTAACCGGATCACTATCGGCGGAATCCCTTTCGATGGAACCGGCGCGGGCATATTTGACCTGAATCGGATCCCTTCCCTCCCTTCCCTCGGCTGTTACGCCGCCGACGGCGTGATCGGCATGAATCTCATGCGGCTGGCGCCCTATTGGCATCTTGATTATGCCCGGCGGAAATTGATCCTTACCGATCAGGAGGATCGCCTGCCGCATCTTTCTCCCGTCCTGATCCTCCCCTTCAAACAGACCATCCAGCGCATCCCGGAAATCGCTCTGGAGTGGAACGGTTTGCGACTGCCCTTTAAAGTGGATCTGGGGTCGACCTCCGGTTTCAGGGCGCCCTTGGAATATTGGCAGGAAATACGAGGCCGCCGCAAGGACACACCCTCCGTTGCGGTCTACGGCGAATTGCTGGGCGGGGCGATGGGCGTCAAGGCCTCTCGGGGCCGGACGGCCGTCCTTCAGACCGTTAAAAGCGGAGATTATCGTGCGCCGGCCCTGCTGCTTGCATTTTACCCCGAGGCCTTGGCCAGCGTAGGCAATGATTTTTTCGGCCGCTTCGCCGTCACCTTCGACTGGGGAAAAAACGAGATCCGACTGACTCCCCAGGTTCCGGAGTCCCCCCCTTTGCTGGAGACCTTCGGTTTCGGGTTTTCCTTCAATGCCGAGGAGCGAAAATTGTATGTCAGCTATCTCTACGAAGGATCGCCGGCCGAAAAGGCCGGCGTCCAGATCGGAGACCGCATCCTGCGGATCAATGACCTGAAATTCGATTCCGTCACCGTTGATGACTATTGCCGCTTTTACCTGGACCCCGACTTGCTTTTCGGACCAGGAAAAACGCTTTCTCTGCAAGTCGAAGGCGGAGGAAAACAAAAGACCTGCACCTTGAGCAAAACCGTTATTCTTCAATAA
- a CDS encoding RluA family pseudouridine synthase — protein sequence MESRIIPIRNKGCQYSDRISTEDEGLLILAFYVRHYPHSTEETWREHIRIGRISRNGKPASPDEILIRGDFLVYSRPAWEEPDAPVDFGVLYEDDDILVLDKPSGLPVLPGGGFLENTLLHLARKRFGPECSPLHRLGRGTSGAILFTRNEQAARFLTKAMVERQILKVYLAKASGLVSPDAFTVDVPIGPVPNGKGATVNAYSPRGRAAISHVRVIRHLTDENASILEVTIPTGRPHQIRIHLAYAGYPLVGDPLYGPGGLPWVIAADGESTARPGDCGYLLHSWKIRFPRPDGRGEREVIAPPPPALAPEP from the coding sequence ATGGAAAGCAGGATCATCCCCATTCGAAACAAAGGCTGCCAATACTCCGACCGCATCTCCACGGAGGACGAAGGCCTGCTAATTTTGGCGTTTTATGTACGGCATTATCCGCACTCGACGGAGGAAACCTGGCGCGAGCATATCCGAATCGGGCGAATCTCCCGCAACGGGAAGCCGGCCTCACCCGACGAAATCCTGATCCGCGGCGACTTTCTCGTCTATTCGCGCCCGGCCTGGGAAGAGCCCGATGCCCCCGTCGATTTCGGCGTTCTCTATGAAGACGATGACATTTTAGTCCTGGATAAGCCTTCCGGCCTGCCCGTCCTGCCCGGCGGCGGATTCCTGGAGAACACCCTGCTTCACTTGGCCCGCAAGCGCTTTGGGCCGGAATGCTCCCCTCTTCACCGCCTCGGACGCGGGACTTCCGGAGCGATCCTGTTCACCCGGAACGAGCAAGCCGCTCGATTTCTGACCAAGGCCATGGTCGAGCGGCAGATTCTCAAAGTCTATCTGGCCAAGGCTTCAGGCCTTGTTTCGCCGGATGCGTTCACAGTCGATGTTCCGATCGGCCCGGTCCCTAACGGCAAAGGGGCAACAGTCAACGCTTATTCTCCCCGCGGCCGCGCGGCTATTAGCCATGTCCGCGTTATTCGCCATCTAACCGACGAGAACGCTTCGATTCTCGAGGTGACGATCCCTACCGGCCGCCCCCATCAGATCCGCATCCATCTGGCTTATGCCGGATATCCTCTCGTCGGTGATCCCCTCTACGGCCCCGGTGGACTCCCCTGGGTCATCGCCGCCGACGGCGAATCCACCGCCCGCCCGGGCGATTGCGGTTATCTTCTACATTCTTGGAAAATCCGATTCCCTAGGCCCGATGGCCGCGGCGAACGAGAAGTGATCGCCCCTCCCCCGCCGGCACTCGCCCCTGAGCCGTGA
- a CDS encoding NAD(P)H-hydrate dehydratase has product MQKILTSQQMRAIDHTAIEEIGIPGPVLMENAGLRVVEEIIKRYPDPARERIVVVAGKGNNGGDGLVVARHLSLRGGKPVVLLLAAKDDLKGDAALNLAAAEKSGVEVVDASTELCWKKQRMTLLHASIVVDAIFGTGLDKPAAGIYANAIEDINKARGFKVAVDIPSGLSSDTFALIGPAVRANLTVALAAPKISHIFPPAADLCGQLVIADIGIPKFLLDPADLKLAVTERKDILPLFAPRRRDGHKGSYGHLLVLAGSVGKTGAAVLTGKAALRMGAGLVTIATAGRAVATVARGMLELMTEPLSETAAGTIAAEALPAVEKILRGKNAVVIGPGLSTDPSTSALILSLIPRLKVPAVIDADGLNILAGRIDILKKLTQPVVLTPHPGEFARLIGKTVAEVLEKRLELAPAFAREYNVILVLKGHRTLVAAPDGRVFVNPTGNPGMATGGSGDVLSGLIGSLIVQSKDILAATRAAVYVHGLSGDLAAAKLGERALIAGDLIRFLPAAVKFLEDAAK; this is encoded by the coding sequence ATGCAAAAAATACTGACTTCGCAACAGATGCGGGCAATCGATCATACGGCCATCGAAGAGATCGGCATCCCCGGCCCGGTGCTTATGGAAAACGCCGGCCTGCGGGTAGTTGAGGAGATAATTAAACGCTATCCCGATCCGGCCCGGGAGCGCATCGTCGTCGTGGCCGGCAAGGGCAACAACGGAGGAGACGGCCTGGTTGTGGCCCGTCATCTAAGCCTGCGGGGGGGCAAGCCGGTCGTGCTTCTACTGGCCGCTAAAGACGATCTGAAGGGTGACGCCGCCCTTAACCTGGCGGCGGCGGAGAAGTCCGGCGTCGAAGTCGTCGACGCCTCGACCGAGCTGTGTTGGAAAAAGCAGAGGATGACGCTGCTCCACGCTTCGATCGTCGTGGACGCGATCTTCGGCACGGGCCTGGACAAGCCCGCGGCCGGGATTTATGCGAACGCCATCGAGGATATCAACAAAGCCCGCGGCTTCAAGGTCGCCGTCGACATCCCCTCGGGCTTGTCCTCGGACACGTTCGCACTCATCGGGCCGGCCGTCCGAGCCAATCTGACGGTCGCCCTGGCCGCGCCGAAAATCAGCCATATCTTTCCCCCGGCCGCCGATCTGTGCGGTCAGTTGGTGATCGCCGACATCGGGATCCCCAAGTTCCTGCTGGATCCGGCGGATCTGAAATTGGCCGTGACCGAGCGGAAGGACATTCTGCCGCTTTTTGCTCCGCGCCGCCGGGACGGCCATAAGGGATCTTATGGCCATCTGCTGGTCCTGGCTGGTTCGGTAGGCAAGACGGGCGCCGCGGTGCTGACCGGGAAGGCTGCCTTGCGGATGGGCGCCGGGCTAGTCACCATCGCCACCGCGGGACGAGCGGTTGCCACTGTCGCTCGGGGAATGCTGGAGCTGATGACCGAGCCCCTGTCGGAAACGGCGGCCGGTACGATCGCAGCCGAGGCGCTGCCCGCGGTCGAGAAGATTCTCAGAGGCAAGAACGCCGTCGTCATCGGGCCGGGCCTCTCGACCGACCCTTCGACTTCCGCCCTTATCCTTTCGCTCATCCCCCGGCTTAAGGTTCCGGCTGTTATAGACGCGGATGGACTCAACATCCTGGCCGGCAGGATCGATATTCTCAAGAAATTGACCCAGCCGGTTGTGCTCACGCCCCACCCGGGGGAGTTCGCCCGTCTGATCGGGAAAACCGTAGCCGAGGTCCTGGAGAAGCGGCTCGAGCTCGCTCCGGCCTTCGCCCGCGAATACAACGTCATCCTCGTGCTCAAAGGCCATCGCACCCTGGTCGCGGCGCCCGACGGCCGGGTCTTCGTCAACCCAACCGGAAACCCGGGTATGGCGACCGGAGGATCCGGCGATGTGTTGAGCGGCCTGATCGGCTCGCTCATCGTTCAATCGAAGGATATCCTGGCCGCGACGAGGGCGGCCGTCTATGTCCATGGCTTGAGCGGCGACCTGGCGGCGGCCAAGTTGGGCGAGCGGGCCCTCATCGCCGGCGACCTCATCCGCTTCCTGCCGGCGGCCGTCAAATTCCTGGAAGACGCGGCGAAATGA
- the tsaE gene encoding tRNA (adenosine(37)-N6)-threonylcarbamoyltransferase complex ATPase subunit type 1 TsaE yields MTTMKKPPARTPRAKSAPAQSARRKKQAAANVFRSKSEKETREFAARLAGTFKGNEVVFLVGELGAGKTVFAKGVAAGLGLEDIGEVCSPTFTLMNVYQARFPIYHLDLYRLGSAPEIRDLGFEDYVGDGVILVEWAEKIDFPMPAIRVSIKVEPDETRTIRADKRALRP; encoded by the coding sequence ATGACGACGATGAAGAAGCCGCCCGCGCGAACGCCACGGGCGAAATCCGCCCCGGCCCAATCGGCCCGTCGGAAAAAACAAGCCGCTGCGAATGTCTTCCGTTCCAAGAGCGAGAAAGAGACCAGGGAATTCGCCGCCCGCCTGGCCGGAACGTTCAAGGGGAACGAAGTCGTTTTCCTGGTCGGCGAGCTGGGCGCCGGCAAGACGGTGTTCGCCAAAGGCGTGGCCGCCGGGCTTGGGCTCGAAGATATCGGCGAGGTTTGCAGCCCGACCTTCACCCTGATGAACGTCTATCAGGCCCGCTTTCCCATCTACCATCTCGACCTCTATCGCCTCGGGTCGGCGCCCGAGATCCGGGACCTCGGGTTCGAGGATTATGTCGGGGACGGGGTCATCCTGGTCGAGTGGGCCGAGAAGATCGATTTTCCGATGCCCGCGATCCGCGTTTCTATTAAAGTCGAGCCCGACGAAACACGGACCATCCGGGCCGATAAACGCGCCTTGCGCCCCTAG